A single Pseudomonas lutea DNA region contains:
- the phrB gene encoding deoxyribodipyrimidine photo-lyase: protein MQLIWLRSDLRVHDNTALSAAMEQGPTIAVYMISPGQWLSHDDAACKVDFWLRNLSHLSKALEALNVPLLIVHAETWAQAPKALLDICQQHAVENVHVNDEYGFNEAKRDREAEDALDAVGILFSRHLDQLFFQPGSVLTKSGGYFKVFTQFCRVCYARLHYSMPALVALPKAQGKLAIKSDVIPDTVKGFPEPSETLRSLWPAGEDEARERLNTFTDEQVHYYDQERDFPAKPGTSQLSAYLAAGVISPRQCLHAALRSNNGEFETGNSGSVTWLNELLWREFYKHVLVGFPRVSRHRAFRPETEALQWRHSPTDLQAWQEGRTGLPIVDAAIRQMLETGWMHNRLRMITAMFLTKNLLIDWREGERFFMQHLIDGDLASNNGGWQWSSSTGTDASPYFRIFNPQSQSERFDPEGVFIKKWVPELAELNKRDIHNPAALKGLFGVKEYPAPIVDLKASRERALQAFKSLPQRQPETQEAG from the coding sequence ATGCAATTGATATGGCTGCGCAGCGACCTGCGCGTGCACGACAACACTGCGCTGAGCGCTGCCATGGAGCAGGGCCCAACCATCGCCGTGTACATGATCAGCCCCGGCCAGTGGTTAAGCCATGACGATGCCGCATGCAAAGTTGATTTCTGGCTGCGCAACCTTAGCCACCTGAGCAAGGCACTGGAGGCGCTCAACGTGCCGTTGCTCATCGTCCACGCGGAAACATGGGCTCAGGCGCCCAAGGCATTGCTTGATATCTGTCAGCAGCACGCCGTTGAAAACGTCCACGTAAACGACGAATACGGCTTCAATGAAGCCAAGCGTGACCGTGAAGCAGAGGACGCGCTTGATGCCGTCGGCATCCTGTTTAGCCGCCACCTCGACCAGTTGTTCTTCCAGCCCGGCAGCGTGCTGACCAAAAGCGGTGGCTATTTCAAGGTCTTCACCCAGTTTTGCAGGGTTTGTTACGCCCGCTTGCACTACTCGATGCCCGCGTTGGTTGCGTTGCCCAAGGCTCAGGGGAAGCTTGCAATCAAAAGCGACGTCATCCCCGACACGGTCAAGGGTTTCCCCGAGCCTAGCGAGACGCTGCGCTCACTCTGGCCGGCGGGCGAAGATGAGGCACGCGAGCGGTTGAATACGTTCACCGATGAGCAGGTTCATTACTACGATCAAGAACGCGATTTCCCGGCCAAGCCCGGCACCAGCCAGCTGTCCGCCTACCTGGCTGCCGGGGTTATTTCGCCACGCCAGTGCCTGCATGCAGCGCTGCGCAGCAACAACGGCGAGTTCGAAACCGGCAACTCGGGGTCGGTGACCTGGCTAAACGAGCTGCTCTGGCGGGAGTTCTACAAGCACGTGCTGGTCGGCTTTCCGAGGGTGTCCCGTCACCGCGCCTTCCGCCCCGAAACGGAAGCGCTCCAGTGGCGCCACTCCCCAACAGATCTGCAAGCTTGGCAGGAAGGCCGAACCGGGCTCCCGATTGTCGATGCGGCCATTCGCCAGATGCTGGAAACCGGCTGGATGCATAACCGGCTGCGGATGATCACAGCGATGTTCCTGACCAAGAATCTGCTGATCGACTGGCGTGAGGGTGAGCGGTTTTTCATGCAGCATTTGATCGACGGTGATCTGGCTTCCAATAACGGGGGCTGGCAATGGAGCTCATCGACCGGGACCGACGCCTCGCCCTACTTCCGGATATTCAACCCGCAGAGCCAATCGGAACGATTTGATCCCGAAGGTGTGTTCATCAAGAAGTGGGTTCCGGAACTGGCTGAACTGAACAAGCGCGATATCCACAATCCCGCTGCGCTGAAAGGGCTCTTCGGGGTCAAGGAGTATCCAGCGCCCATCGTTGACCTTAAAGCCAGCCGCGAGCGCGCGTTGCAAGCGTTCAAATCGCTGCCCCAGCGTCAGCCTGAGACACAGGAGGCCGGCTGA
- a CDS encoding YkgJ family cysteine cluster protein has product MTTVIPSLQLPTEPEITCSTCAACCCQLEVMLITDTGVPERFIDTDDWGGEVMLRLDDGWCAALDRDTMMCTIYDRRPLICREFEMGAPECIAEREGIATAYL; this is encoded by the coding sequence ATGACGACTGTTATCCCTTCGCTCCAACTCCCCACCGAACCGGAGATCACGTGTTCTACCTGTGCAGCGTGTTGCTGTCAGCTAGAGGTCATGTTGATCACGGACACAGGTGTGCCCGAGCGCTTTATCGACACCGATGACTGGGGCGGCGAGGTCATGTTGCGCCTGGACGATGGCTGGTGCGCGGCGCTGGATCGCGACACGATGATGTGCACGATCTACGACCGCAGGCCGTTGATTTGCAGGGAATTCGAAATGGGTGCGCCGGAGTGCATTGCCGAGCGGGAGGGAATTGCGACGGCGTATCTGTGA
- a CDS encoding acyloxyacyl hydrolase, which yields MKRLFCLAAIAAALLGQSAIAQADGVEFSVGQTGESTMTYRLGAQFDWDKSWWQTGVGRLTGYWSGAYTYWEGDKNSSNNSLSFSPVFVYEFSGESVKPYIEAGIGAAVFQRTEVEGNKLGSAFQFEDRIGFGLRFAGGHEVGLRATHYSNGGMTTNNDGIESYAIHYTMPF from the coding sequence ATGAAGCGACTGTTTTGTTTGGCTGCGATTGCGGCTGCGTTGTTGGGGCAAAGCGCAATTGCCCAAGCTGATGGGGTGGAGTTTTCGGTAGGGCAAACGGGCGAGTCGACAATGACGTACCGCCTGGGTGCGCAGTTCGACTGGGACAAGAGCTGGTGGCAGACCGGTGTCGGCCGTTTGACCGGTTACTGGAGCGGCGCCTACACCTATTGGGAAGGCGACAAGAACTCCAGCAACAACAGCCTGTCGTTTTCACCAGTATTTGTTTATGAGTTCTCGGGTGAGAGCGTCAAGCCTTACATCGAAGCCGGCATCGGCGCCGCTGTATTCCAGCGCACCGAAGTTGAAGGCAACAAGCTGGGCAGCGCGTTCCAGTTTGAAGACCGCATCGGTTTCGGTCTGCGCTTCGCGGGTGGTCATGAAGTGGGCCTGCGTGCCACTCACTACTCCAATGGCGGCATGACCACCAACAACGACGGTATCGAGAGTTACGCTATCCACTACACGATGCCGTTCTGA
- a CDS encoding molybdopterin-synthase adenylyltransferase MoeB — MLTDEELLRYSRQILLQQVDIEGQLRIKQASVLIVGLGGLGSPVAMYLAAAGVGEMHLADFDTVDLTNLQRQIIHDTSSVGMSKVDSAMTRLTAINPQVTLVPHRTALDADTLAAVVARVDLVLDCSDNFSTREAVNAACVNAGKPLVSGAAIRLEAQLSVFDPRRADSPCYHCLYGHGSETELTCSEAGVIGPLVGLVGSLQALEALKLLAGFGDPLVGRLLLIDALGTRFRELKVKRDPGCSVCGARHLTRDASDSNEA, encoded by the coding sequence GTGCTGACTGACGAGGAACTGCTGCGCTATAGCCGGCAGATCCTGCTGCAGCAGGTGGATATCGAAGGCCAGCTGCGGATCAAACAAGCGAGCGTCTTGATCGTGGGCCTGGGCGGGCTGGGCTCGCCCGTCGCCATGTACCTCGCGGCGGCGGGTGTGGGCGAGATGCATCTGGCGGATTTCGACACCGTCGACCTGACAAACCTGCAGCGTCAGATCATTCATGACACTTCAAGCGTCGGCATGAGCAAGGTTGATTCGGCGATGACCCGACTGACCGCCATCAATCCGCAGGTCACGCTGGTGCCCCATCGCACGGCGCTTGATGCCGACACCCTGGCGGCGGTCGTTGCACGGGTCGATCTTGTGCTGGACTGTTCGGATAACTTTTCGACCCGTGAAGCGGTTAATGCGGCCTGCGTCAATGCCGGCAAACCACTGGTGAGCGGCGCTGCCATTCGACTGGAAGCTCAGTTGTCGGTGTTCGATCCGCGTCGGGCCGACAGTCCTTGCTATCACTGTCTGTACGGACATGGCAGCGAAACCGAGCTGACGTGCAGCGAAGCTGGGGTTATCGGGCCGCTGGTCGGACTGGTTGGCAGCCTGCAGGCCCTTGAAGCGCTAAAACTGTTGGCCGGGTTTGGCGATCCGCTGGTCGGGCGCCTTTTGCTGATCGACGCGCTGGGCACTCGCTTCCGTGAATTGAAGGTCAAGCGTGACCCGGGCTGCAGCGTATGCGGTGCCCGGCATCTGACCCGCGACGCGTCTGATTCCAACGAAGCATGA
- the murI gene encoding glutamate racemase, which translates to MRRDSDAPVAVFDSGVGGLSVLAEIQQLLPRESLLYVADCGHIPYGEKSPEFIRERCATIAEFFHRQHAKALVVACNTATVAGIADLRARYPDWPLVGMEPAVKPAAAATRTGIVGVLATTGTLQSAKFAALLDRFAADVKVITQPCPGLVELIETGDLVSPAIRQLLQGYVQPLLDAGCDTIILGCTHYPFLKPLLRDMIAPSITLIDTGAAVARQLQRLLGERDMLAGGHPRTAQFWTTGDPEDFRNVLRLLCNNSDNVRSFVS; encoded by the coding sequence ATGAGGCGAGACAGCGACGCGCCTGTGGCGGTGTTTGATTCCGGCGTCGGCGGGCTGTCGGTACTGGCAGAGATACAGCAACTGCTGCCGCGTGAATCACTGCTCTACGTGGCTGACTGCGGCCACATACCTTATGGCGAAAAAAGTCCCGAGTTCATCCGTGAGCGCTGCGCGACGATTGCCGAATTCTTCCATCGTCAACACGCCAAAGCGCTGGTCGTGGCCTGCAATACCGCGACAGTGGCGGGCATTGCCGACCTGCGCGCCCGTTATCCCGATTGGCCGCTGGTAGGCATGGAGCCTGCAGTCAAACCTGCCGCAGCAGCCACGCGAACCGGTATCGTCGGTGTATTGGCAACCACGGGCACTCTGCAAAGCGCGAAATTTGCCGCGTTGCTCGATCGCTTTGCCGCTGACGTGAAGGTCATTACTCAGCCCTGCCCGGGGCTGGTTGAATTGATTGAAACCGGTGACCTCGTCAGCCCGGCCATTCGCCAACTGCTGCAGGGCTACGTTCAGCCGCTGCTTGACGCCGGATGCGACACCATCATTCTTGGTTGTACGCATTACCCCTTTCTGAAGCCATTGCTGCGCGACATGATTGCGCCTTCGATCACGCTCATCGACACCGGCGCTGCTGTAGCCCGGCAATTGCAGCGGCTTTTGGGAGAGCGGGACATGCTGGCGGGCGGTCATCCTCGGACCGCTCAGTTCTGGACGACCGGCGATCCAGAAGATTTCAGAAACGTCCTACGCTTGCTTTGTAACAACTCCGACAATGTGCGAAGCTTCGTTTCGTGA
- a CDS encoding MerR family transcriptional regulator, with product MTTTEQEPPEGDPQDSASPFENGWLPIREIARLTGVNAVTLRAWERRYGLIVPHRTPKGHRLYSNEHVERVLIILTWLNRGVSVSQVRQLIDDHQAPAPSVENDWDILRQTLHEAIAALAERRLDDTLNRAMSLYPPRTLCEQLLIPLLASLEQRWQGQFGAQLERVFFYSWLRSKFGARLYHNNRQVSGAPLLLINQSDLPLEPHLWLTAWLISSADCPVEVFDWPLPTGELALACEYLKPRAVLLYSSKSLNVGQLPRLLHNIECPKLIVGPAVRIHSTDLSAAEREVTGLTLAEDPLTAQLALQRLGLI from the coding sequence CGACCCGCAAGACTCCGCGAGCCCGTTTGAAAATGGATGGCTGCCCATTCGCGAAATCGCCCGCCTGACCGGTGTAAACGCTGTGACGCTTCGTGCCTGGGAACGTCGTTACGGCCTTATCGTCCCGCACCGAACGCCCAAGGGGCATCGTCTTTACAGCAATGAGCACGTAGAGCGCGTACTGATCATCCTGACCTGGCTGAACCGTGGCGTGTCCGTCAGCCAGGTCAGGCAGCTGATCGACGATCACCAGGCGCCTGCACCGAGTGTTGAAAACGATTGGGACATTCTGCGCCAGACGCTGCATGAAGCCATCGCCGCACTGGCTGAGCGCCGCCTGGACGACACGCTGAACCGAGCGATGTCGTTGTACCCACCGCGCACGCTCTGCGAACAGCTATTGATCCCTTTGTTGGCCTCTCTTGAACAACGCTGGCAAGGCCAGTTTGGCGCCCAGCTGGAACGAGTGTTCTTCTACTCCTGGCTGCGCAGCAAGTTCGGGGCGCGGCTGTACCACAACAACCGTCAGGTCAGCGGCGCACCGTTGCTGCTGATCAATCAGTCTGACCTGCCGCTTGAGCCCCATTTGTGGCTGACCGCCTGGTTGATCAGCAGCGCCGATTGCCCGGTCGAAGTCTTCGACTGGCCGCTGCCAACAGGCGAACTGGCTCTGGCCTGCGAATACCTCAAGCCCCGCGCCGTGCTGCTGTATTCCAGCAAATCACTCAACGTCGGGCAGCTGCCTCGCCTGCTGCACAACATTGAGTGCCCGAAGCTGATCGTCGGGCCGGCGGTACGCATCCATTCGACGGACCTGTCCGCAGCAGAGCGTGAGGTCACTGGTCTGACGCTCGCCGAAGACCCTTTGACCGCGCAGTTGGCGTTGCAGCGGCTGGGGCTCATCTAA